The genomic DNA TCCCCGGCACCTCTTCCCTGCAGCACCCAGGGCTGTGTGCAGGGGCCTGCGTGGAGCCTGGCTCGGGGGCCACCGCTGCAGCAGGGTGGGCCTGGCTCCCAGGAGCCAGCAAAGGGACGCTGGGAGCCACAGCAGGAGGCCGAGAGGGAAGCAGGGCCGCCTGGACCAGTGGCCTTCACTGTCCGACCAGCTGGACAGAGTCCAGCAACGTGGTGTCTCCCGGGCCACCCCCACACCCTCTTCGGTCACACCCCTCGCGTCGCCAAGCCTGGAATGTGGACCGCACCGTGGGGGCGTCTTTATTAAAACCTCCTGAACACAGGATTTCCCAGGGCTGACCCTCCTTGCCGGGGCCCAGGGCCAGGTGGGCTCCTCACAGGTGTCGGCTGGCAGCGGCCACGAAGCACTTGGGGAAGATGCCGATGCGGCCGTCTCGGTGGCCCTCCAGCCAGGCCTGGTCCACTGCAAGGGGCACGTCGCGCATGTCACCGAGCTCGGCCTCACAGCACCGGCCAGGCCCCCACGCCCCCACACCCCGGGTGGCCTGGTCCACTGCAAGGGGCACGTCGGGCATGCCACCGAGCTCGGCCTCACAGCACAGGCCAGGCCCCCACATTCCTACACCCCGGTGGCCTGGTCCACTGCAAGGGGCATGTCGCGCATGTCACCAATCTCGGCCTCACAGCACAGGCCAGGCCCCCACATTCCTACGCCCCGTGTGGCCTGGTCCACTGCAAGGGGCACGTCGGGCATGTCACCGAGCTCGGCCTCACAGCACCGGCCAGGCCCCCACGCCCCCACGCCCCGGGTGGCCTGGTCCACTGCAAGGGGCACGTCGGGCATGTCACCAAGCTCAGCCTCACAGCACCGGCCAGGCCCCCACATTCCTACACCCCGGGTGGCCTGGTCCACTGCAAGGGGCACGTCGGGCATGTCACCGAGCTCGGCCTCACAGCACCGGCCAGGCCCCCACGCCCCCACGCCCCGGGTGGCCTGGTCCACTGCAAGGGGCACGTCGGGCATGTCACCAAGCTCGGCCTCACAGCACCGGCCAGGCCCCCACATTCCTACACCCCGGGTGGCCTGGTCCACTGCAAGGGGCACGTCGGGCATGCCACCGAGCTCGGCCTCACAGCACAGGCCAGGCCCCCACGCCCCCACGCCCCGGGTGGCCTGGTCCACTGCAAGGGGCACGTCGGGCATGCCACCGAGCTCGGCCTCACAGCACGGGCCAGGCCCCCACGCCCCCACGCCCCGGGTGGCCTGGTCCACTGCAAGGGGCACGTCGGGCATGTCACCGAGCTCGGCCTCACAGCACGGGCCAGGCCCCCACGCCCCCACACCCCGGGTGGCCTGGTCCACTGCAAGGGGCACGTCGGGCATGTCACCGAGCTCGGCCTCACAGCACGGGccaggcccccaggccccaggtggctcctgccccaccccccagtgCTTAGGGAGGCCAGTGCCCACCCTACCTTCACACAGGACATCCACCGTGTCCCCCTGCTCGAAGTCCAGGTCCTCAGGCCCCTGGGCTGCATAGCTGTGCTGGGCCACCACTTGGTAGAGGACGGGCCGGCCCCCTGCTCCCTGGTGGAATGGGGGGCTGCAGGGCAGGCCGACGGCAGGAGGAGAGGCCCCCACCCTCCGGACTGCCCTGCCTGCACCCCTCGGCTCACCTGGCACTGGAGCTGCAGCCCCCTGGGGTCAGCAGCCGCGTCCAGCCAGGCCCTCTGCAGCGCCTCCTCCCCAGGGATGGGGACCCAGTGCCCGCGTCCACCGGGGGCTCGGTAACTGCAAAACGGTTCCCGAGTGTGGCCTTGAGGGGACAGCTACTCGGGGGACTGTGAGGAGGGTGtgacctctgaccccagccaCCCTCCAACTGCTGCCTCTGCCTGAGAGGTGCCCCCGGCCCGCCCAGCTTGACCACCGCAGGCGGGGGCTTTCCGGCCCACCTGAGCTGCCCCAGCTGGGCCTGGCGAGGGAGGGCCTGCCCCAGCAGTGCCCGCAGGCTGGACAGGTCGGCTCCCCTTTGGGCCTCCAGGGCCACAGTGAAGGCACACTGCACGGTGACAGTGACGGTGGCTGAGGGCTTGGGGCTGCCGGTGGCTGCTCCCTAGGGCCGGGTAGAGGGGGTGGGACGGCCTCTGAGCTCAGGGTGGTGGGTGGACTTCGGGCCCAGGGGCAAGGGCAGAGATTGTGCAGGGGGTGCTGGGGCTGAGGGCTGGCGAGGCTCGATTTGAGGTGGAGTGGGGGTGCCTCTTACCCCAGCACCCGCGGGGTCCTCagtggggccagggccagggcccccCGATGCAGGCAACCCTGCAGGACAGAGCAGGGACTGAGGCGGCCACCAACTTGGGACACCCTGTGGCCACCAGaagtttcctccctcccccaagctCGCCTTGAGAGACTCCCCCAACCCACAACAAACACCCCGTACCTGGAGACACAGCGGCCTGTCCCCCAACTTGCTCCACCCGGGGCCTCTGCAAGGGAAGCCACAtgctggggcggggcctggactGGGGCGGGGCTGGGTCCCACAGGCCTGGAGACCGCAATCCGTGGCCTCTTGCCAAGGGGGTGCGGCCCTGTCTCCCCAGGCCCACCTCGGGCCAGCAGCTCCATTTTGGAGGTTCCCCGGAAACCCCAGGAGGCTCGGAAGCAAGCCTGGGGACTGGCCACCGCGTTGACTTGACTTTAACCTTTAGCCCTAAGTTGGCACTGAGCGAGAGGGTTAGCGGACCCACAGCGGGGCTGCGGGTGCAGCTCACCACCCACTGCGGCTGAGCGCGCAGGCCTAGGTCTGCCAGAGCCGTGACTAGGTTTCAGTTTATTGGACGTACCAGACCCGGCCAGAGTCCCCAGGAAGGCGGTGCTGTTGGGTCAGGAACACCAAGTGCTCACAAACCCCAAAACCCGACACCGGCCTTAGCAACTCAAGCGCAGCTCGGAGGGAATTAGTTCAGCTGTAAAAAGGGCACGATTGCTCCAAAGGACGCAGAGCGGCGAGACGGGCGCTGAACGTCAGTGAAAGGTAACGTGAAGGGGCTGTTTTTAGGTTGTGCCCTTGGACACCTGAACTTTAACTGCTCTGTGCCCcgccacactccagcctggaagGGCCAGGAAGGCGGGTGACAGCCATTGCTGGAGGGGCAGGACCAGGAGCCCTCGGCCCCCAGGGCTActcaacccccaccccagccctcctggtCACTGCGCCCAGAGTAGGGGGAGGAGTTGCTGGGAGACCTTGCTGGACACCCCTCCTTCCCGCCCTGACGGCCAGTGTCCAGCCTCACGCACAGCTGGGCACCCCCATCTCAGCTTTGGGCAGGTGAGGACCTcgggcagcccagcccaggggaAGGCTCACCTACCCGACAGCCCGCCCAGCCCCCCGTGTGGTCCATGTTGCTGCTCCCACCAAGAGTCTGGCCCCACGGAAGAGGCCAAGCTCCATCCCCCTGAGCAAGGCCCAGGCTCACTCACCTGCCCCTGGCAGGAGACCGACGGGCAGAGGTCAGCCTGCCCTGCCTCTGTCTCGGCACCCAGAGGGCTGTGGTGGGCGCGGGCTCTTCCACGGCCTACCGCTCTGGccctgggggagaagggaggcccCCTATTCTCAGGGCTTGCCCAGCTGGGGGCTCACTGCCCTGCCCATCCCTCCTACCCTGGCCTGAGGGTCCCGAGAAACGTGTGCATGGAAGGCCCTGCCCAGGGGCCCAGGGCCTGtctgttcccccacccccagccagtgCTAGCCCCCGCCCTGCTCTGCAGCCATTTGTCAAAGGAGGGAAAACCCTGCCCTGGCGTCTAGTGGTGGCTGTGAGGCCCCCAGGGAGCtgggccctccccacccccacccccatcccacccccgcCGGCTGCTTGGCCCAGACCCTCATCCCCTCTCTCGGCTGTGCTCCCTGGAGTCCTGGTGACCCAGTGGTCTCAACTCCTCTCCtggccccacctcccctcccccaggcctgcgGTTATGGGATGTGGAGCCGGAGGCAGGGGTAGGGACCAGCGAGGCCAGACCCCCTTCCCTGGCACTGGGGCACCAGCCGGTTTCAAAATCTGGAAACGGCTTATGTGGCGTTTTGTCCCCTGGCCAGGGGTGGCCTCCCGGAAGGTCCTCTGCCCAGCAGGAGAGGGACGCACACAGAGGACGGGCCCCTCCTACCGTGGTGCAGCCCCGGGCCTGGCTTCAGGGTCCGCACCCTGTCCCTGTGGGCACAAAGTGACAGCCTCGTTCGAGTCGAGACTGTAGGGagctgtcccctgtccccacgaGTCCTTGAGAGTGGACCAGGGCAAGACCAAATGGTTCTGGCAGGTCCTCGCGTGGGGATGGGatggccccccccccccaattcccATCAGAGAAGCTCTGGGCCCCAGGAGGGGACGCAGGGACCCAGCGAGGGCTCAGAGCTTCTGCAGCCCCCTCTTCCCCGAGCAGCTGGGCCCTGCAAGGTTGGGCAAGGACAGGCCCGGGGCCACCCACCCACCTGCGGTTGCTGAGGCTGGACGCCTGGGCACTGGTCCtcagggagggcagaggccacCACCTGCAGGGGATGGGGCCATCAGGTCAGGGGGCCCTGAGGCCCACGATGCCTCCCCCTGCACACACAGCCCGAGACTGCGGACCACCACGGTGCAGGAAAACATCTGCTGgtaattttaacttatttttagtacaacttttaaactgtttttatttcttataaacaagAGTCTTCTGCTGTGACATGCAGACTCTAAGTTGATGCATCAGGACGGCTTagagcccctccccacccacctgggcctcccccaGACCTCCCTCTGCAGGTGGTCATGGGGACAGTGCCACCAGGGCCTGAGTGCTGTTGCAGGTGACCTCAGCGTGCGGCCGGCCCCAGGgccaccagtgtaaaaccacgGAGGCTCACGCTTCCCACATTCTACCTCTGCCTTTGGTGGTGAGCTGCTCCCCGATATCCTGTGATTTGGGGGGTGCTGCCTGGCCCTGACCGGAAGCATTGAGTTTCCGTGGCCCTGTCTGGGACCTTGTGAGACACAAAGGCCAGAGGAGGTGGCTGTGGCCAGGCTAGGCAGGGCAGCCCCAGGGGCTCTGCACTTGGCTCTCGTGGATTCTGCCTCTAGGTTCACAGCCCCATTTGGGGCACCTCCCCCCAAACCTGGGAGCCAGTATGAGGATGGTTATGCCCACTTTCTACCCTCTGAGACATTACAGAGGCCTGGACTGGCCAGACCCGACGTGTCCCAGGAGCAGCAGGGCCATGCTGCCCTCTCCAGCCTTCTGGGCACTTACCTTGGCTTTGCCCAGGAAATCCACCGGCTCCAGGTGCTCCAGGTGCCGACGGTGGGGCCGGAAGATCTCGCCCCTGGGGACCTGCCGAGGCTGCAGCGGGGCCTGtatctgggggaggggggatgtcCAGCCGATACAGACCTCAGTGGCCCACCAGGCCCAGAGCTGCTATAGCCCCTGAGCCTCAAGCAGAAGGGGCCACCTGGGTGCTCCACCTCCCACAGGCCATGGGAAGCCCCCAGCTGGCCCCACCGTGGGAcaccagggccacctccctctgGATGTTTCTCCCTCTCATGGAGTTGATCTTGAGGGGCTGAGGTGGACGTGAGTCCCAAACTGTGCCCCAGGCCAGCACTCCTCACCTGCACTTGGGCCAGGGCCATGTCTAGGCCATCCTGGGCCCCCTCTGGCCACTTAGACATGGCCACCACTAGGCTGTGGGACGCCTC from Microcebus murinus isolate Inina chromosome 12, M.murinus_Inina_mat1.0, whole genome shotgun sequence includes the following:
- the NOXA1 gene encoding NADPH oxidase activator 1, giving the protein MASLGDLVRDWHGGAQAVERGDWDSALRLFSRVSALPARMCFNMGCVHLLAGDPDAALQAFDQAVTQDACMAVGFFQRGVANFQLERFQEALSDFRQALAQLRDNAAIDYTQLGLRFKLQAWEVLYNVAAAQCQLGLWTEASHSLVVAMSKWPEGAQDGLDMALAQVQIQAPLQPRQVPRGEIFRPHRRHLEHLEPVDFLGKAKVVASALPEDQCPGVQPQQPQVGGWPRACPCPTLQGPAARGRGGCRSSEPSLGLWDPAPPQSRPRPSMWLPLQRPRVEQVGGQAAVSPGLPASGGPGPGPTEDPAGAGGAATGSPKPSATVTVTVQCAFTVALEAQRGADLSSLRALLGQALPRQAQLGQLSYRAPGGRGHWVPIPGEEALQRAWLDAAADPRGLQLQCQGAGGRPVLYQVVAQHSYAAQGPEDLDFEQGDTVDVLCEVDQAWLEGHRDGRIGIFPKCFVAAASRHL